TTCATGGAAAAGCAAGTCATGGGCGAGCTTGTGCGAATACTAAAGCTGAGCAGGATCAGTAGCGTTCCACTTCAGTTGCTGCAAACAGTGAGCATTATGATCCAGAACCTTAGAAGTGAACATGCTATATGTGAGTTAATAAGCTAGTGAAGTTCCCTGTTCTGCAGTTTACTTGGTCTTTCAATCAGATTTAAGCATGTTGGTGGGCTTAATGATATTTCTCTGCTGAAAATTTTGCAGATTATATGTTCAGTAACGAACATATGAACTACCTGATAACGTATTCGTTTGACTTTCGGAATGAAGAACTATTGTCATACTACATATCTTTTTTAAGGTTTGTTTTGAGCTCTCACTCTAATTAATCTTATTGACGAGTGCTGTTGATGGTTGCACTGTGTAAAACCTGTTTTACATCTTTCCCATTGGCATTGCTAATCATATCCCTGGCTATTTGTGTGTTGGTTTTTTGTAGAGCAATAAGTGGAAAGCTGAACAAGAACACAATTTCTCTGCTTGTGAAGACTTGTGATGTAAGATTTATGCTCTCAGAATATTTGTCTTCTGGTGATGATTTGAAATCTCTTAGAATTGCGTAATATTCTCTTCAACATACTTGATTAGCAACTATTGTGTTTATGATTTATGAGGCACTGAAATTGTATGCCTTTGAGGCTTTGACTATACAAGATTGACAATGATACTGGCTTTTCTACCTTAAGTGGATTTGTTATTCAAATAGGTTTTCTTTTAAGAATAGTTGATtgctttttttctcttttaaagAAAGAATTTATCTTTTGGATGGGGAAGACAGGAGAGAGAACTGGCTTTATATATTTGAGATGTCCAAGCATTTTCACTTTATCTTTCTATGAATTAGGATGAAATTGTCTCGTTTCCACTGTATGTTGAGGCCATAAGGTTTGCATTTCATGAGGAGAACATGGTTCGCACTGCAGTACGAACTGTAACCCTTAATGTTTATCACGGTGAGATTTTGCTGTTTTACATAAACCCTGAACTCTATTTGTTATTTTCTTCATTTCCTTCCAGAACTTGGTtcttttttatgaaaattatgATTTCTTATGACATATTCTGCTTAATTTTCAGTTGGCGACGATGCTGTAAATAGATATATAACCAGTGCACCTCATGCAGATTACTTCTCAAACTTGATTTCATTTTTTAGGAAGCAGAGCATGGATTTTAATAAACTCGTCTCTGATACTTTGACGTAAGCTTCATAAGTTTTATCTCTCTTTCATCTTGTAGTTTAAGACTTTCTTGTGTCCTGAAAGAGCAATTGTGGTTACTTCATTACTAAATACTGAGACAGAAATCCGGGACCAGATTCAACCTCTACAATAATTGCAGCTGTTGATGACATTGAGGATAACCTGTACTACTTCAGTGATATTGTCTCCGCTGGAATACCTGATATTGGGACGCTAATAACGGACAGCTTTCTGGTGGTTCTGATATTTCCGTTACTTTTTCCTTCCTTGAGGATAGTTGGTGATAATGTATGAAACCTCACTTTATGACATTCTTATTTCACCTGGATCCACTTAGGTAGATTTTTGTTCTTATTATGTAGCTGGTTCTTATTAATGTTTAGTAGTACATTAATCCAGGAAATGCAAAGTGGTGTTGTCACTTCTCTCTACTTACTTTGTTGCATACTgaggatactcaaaatcaaAGATTTGGCAAATACCATAGCTGCTGCTCTTTTTTATCCCTTAGAGGCCTTTACACAGAGTTCTTGGGGTAAATTCAATGGTCATATATCTGGTGATGGTTTCACATCTAAAACTGAAGTGTCAGAAAATGATAATCTTAACAGCTACGATCCAAGATGTTCGATGGTCAATGCTCCATACATACCTAGTTCTTCAGGGTTTCATTCAGCCCATGCTCACTCACAAAATGATTGTAGCAGTTCAAATTTGTCTTTAAGGTAAAAGGCATTTAAGTCATATTTTCTTGTACTAATGTCAAGTTACACCAAGAACTGTTCTCTCTCTTTGTTTTCCTGCTTGTCACTGGAACTGGGCATGTAAATGAGTGTATCATTCCTGCCCAAACAGTCCTGGATATGTTAATGAGGGTATCATATTGTGTTGTATTAGAGAAATTACTAGCTTTTTGGTTCACACATACATACATCCTTTTGATGATGCTCGTAGAGTTAAAACATATTTCAATACAGCAAATTGCAACTTAGGAGTTTATATATGTATGATCTAGGTCAAGTTATCAATGTAAGTTCAAACAAGCTTACATCGTTAGGTAacttctctttatttttatcttttttactAGACTTACCATTGTATAGAAAGTCTATTGTTATAAAGCTTGATATTGATTTGAAATTGTTGTGTGTACTTATGTACACATCGAAATTGACATAATACATTTTAAAGTATGTTAAAAACAAGTTTTTTGATGCAGCTGTGCTACTTTAAGTTGTGATCAAAACTTCACGTCGAGTGCCTTTAATGACTTCTATGATTGATGTAGGGAAGTTTTGCTAGCATATGTAACAAAAGGGAACGATATTGAAGTGTTGGGTTCTTTGGGTCTGCTTGCAACCCTGCTGCAAACTAAAGGTTGTGCCACTGTGTGTTTGTTTGCCTTACCATTACATCCCTTTCTGTGTATGTTGATATATCTCATTTTGTAGAACTTGACGAGTCAATGCTAGATGGACTTGGAATTCTACCCCAACGTAAACAACACAAGAAACTCTTATTGGTAAGGCACATTCTTCCATTTAACTTATTTCTAGTATGTAAAATTTTACGATGGGCTTCTGCACTCTGCACTGCTTCATTTCTTGGTATAGTAGATTCATTTAACGTGTTTGGGGTGGGCTTGAAGGGCACCTAtcacttgtgttcttggtgtggGTCGGGTGCTTCTTAAAGTAGTGGTGGAGGAAGAGAGTGCTCGAGTGGGTGGCATGTTAAGTTAGAGGCTTAGATCATAATCACTTCTAGAGAAGTAAGCTATTAAGCCGACAATTGAAAGGATTAAGTGGCATAGACTGCCTTGATCAGTATGAGAGCTGAATTATAAGTGAACTGACACAATGGTTGATTTTACGATATAAACTGATGTGAGTTATGTTCAAAATTCAccttttgtttgaaggtttgaaaaCCAGCCAACCTAGTAATattcatttttgttttattttgatgTAAATATGATGCCTGATTGGCATTGCATATTCTTGCAGGAAGCTTTGGTTGGTGAGGCTTCAGGTGAAGAGCAACTTTTTTCTCCCAAAAATAGCTTAGCTAGGGACGGaattggtagtgagcttgagtATTATCATGAAAAGATCAAGGTTTGCACTTCCCTCTGTGCATCCTTAACTGCTTTATTTTTACTTCTCGGTGCCAATATTTAGAAGCTCCATGGCTTGATAGTTGGTTTCCTTATAATTACCATGTTTTACAGGAGCATTATGGAGTATCGTCTCAGGCTACTGATGTGGGAACAAGTCCTCTTGTACGTAGATTTCAGGTAAATCTTTCTCTCTAGTATGTTCTTGTTATGATATAATTTTTACTTTGTTTATTGTTTTTGCAATAGTTTATGTAGACCGTTTTAAAGTTCCTATGGATAACTTGCCACATTATTCAAatccaaataaaattttaattcctATGTTCATGTATGGTGTATTTTTCAGGTGATTGATGCATTAGTTAGCCTCTTCTGTCGTTCTAATATATCTGCAGAGACATTGTGGGATGGTGGTTGGCTTCTACGCCAGTTGCTTCCTTACAGTGAGTCAGAGTTCAACAGCAACCACCTTGAATTGCTGAAAGTACGTACAAAATTGTCTTCTCCAGCAATTTGCATATCGTTTTACAGATATATCAAAGCTTCCCACTTTTGCTTTTTAAGTTGAACTGATATTTATGCTTGCCATATTGAAGTACCGATGGTCACTTTCTAGTTTCTAGACTACTTTCTGAAACATCAATTCAGTAGAGCTTTAAAGGAAGCTGAGTAGTTTGAGAAAGATACCAATACAAAATTATTTAGTAGTCTAACATGCATTACAAATGTTATGATGGaatcatttttgttttttaatctATAGCAATGGGATTCTTTACCGTGCAATTGTACCAATGATTTAAATGATTAATGACGAACTGGTACATAACATGAGTACAGATATGAATTTATCATTCCCATGTGAGTGACTGGTATAAAGGACAGGATACTGCATACTgaagaaaatagaaattgaAACAAGTAAATAGGAGAATATTAAGTAGAATTAATAATAGGGTTTCTTGAAATATTGCACTTGTTGATAAACCATGTCTTGGTGAGCACTGCTCTATGTTCTCATTGTCTTTGATATTGAACCCGCATTTAGAACCATGATTGTAGAAATCCATATATGAACCaaggataaaaaagaaaagattttatatatgCCCCTGGGACATACTAATTTCATCTCATCTGTGGTGTCGTATGCATTTCCGGATGAAATTACTCATGCAGGTTTCATACAATAGTTGTGCTTCTGCTCTTATGGAGGAGGCTAGAGGTATTTGGTCCGACTTTCTTGTTACTGTTCTCTGTGAAGAGTGGAGAAAGTGTAAAAGAGgtgaatttcatataatttaTTGTGCTGCTTAATTATTGTAGTGTTCAAGAGTTTACTTATGTGTTTGATCTAGAAAATTTTCAAACTGTAGCAATGGAGTCATCATCTCCTCGGAAAGAATGGACTTGCATGCTTTTGCCACCACACAAGCTCTCTTCTGAAGGTAAGCTTCTATCTATTTCAaaaaaaacttcctttgcctGGTTGCTGTAATGAAAGGAAGCCTGAGTAGTTAAATTACCTGTGTGTTTTTCTACAGTTGATGTTCCAGATGAATCATCATTTGTTGCTGGAGAAAGAATGCTTGAGTTGGTGAAGGTTTGTGCTTTATATTATGTTCATTTATTTTAAATGCAGATTAATATACAGATGTCCAATACCGGTGGACTATTCTTAATTGCTGTTCTTCATGGATGGTGTCTTTTTCCTGTTTAGGTATTTGTACTGCAACATCAACTTCAAATATTCGCTCTTGGTAAACCTTTACCTGAACAACCTCCAATTCATCTTCCTGGGGATCTCCCTGTGAATCATCGTGCCAAGACTTGTGGGCTTGATGTGTCGGGCCCAAAGCCAGGCATTGAACTCAGCCTTGGTAATTTGTCCGAAACTCCAATCCTGTATTCTTTCCACTGATTTTACTTGAGGTTTTTACTCGGTGTAGGATGGATAGAACAATAAAGGAAGGATGAAGATAATTAGGAGAGGGAGATAAGGAAAAAAGAGGGAAGGACATCTCAGTGGTAATCTTAGTTGCAAGTCGATGTCCAAGAATCCAACACAATGTACACAAGTGAACTAGTCAAACCTAACCAATAGTAAATATATGCTCACCTTGATAACCAAGTAATGGACTAATGATTGACAACAAAATTATTCTGGCATTAGCATTTAATGAGATGCCTGTTTTGAAGTTTCTGTACTAGCCAGTGGTCATGCACAAAACAAATGATCTCTCATCTCAAATTACTGTGTGTTTATGAAATAATATATTGAAAGATTCATGTTGATTTTGAAGCAGTAAAATGGATTGGGGAAATTGGCATGGCATATAATGGATTATGATGGTTAAGCAACCTAAATTTATAAAGCTGGCAATAAACTTCAGACCTGGCGGTAAACTTCTCCAAATTTAACATTTAAGGAAAGACTGAGTTGTCTTAATAATAACTTAGTGTGTAAATTGTAGTGACTTCTCAATTGTATACATGAATGGTAGTTCCATCAGGTTGTATTTTCCATGTAGTTTCTTTCT
Above is a genomic segment from Arachis stenosperma cultivar V10309 chromosome 1, arast.V10309.gnm1.PFL2, whole genome shotgun sequence containing:
- the LOC130967572 gene encoding protein TRANSPARENT TESTA 9 isoform X2, encoding MWLSFWRSRDRFSLDQLRYLTDQLTKIQIVNEINKDFVIEALRSIAELITYGDQHDPRFFEHFMEKQVMGELVRILKLSRISSVPLQLLQTVSIMIQNLRSEHAIYYMFSNEHMNYLITYSFDFRNEELLSYYISFLRAISGKLNKNTISLLVKTCDDEIVSFPLYVEAIRFAFHEENMVRTAVRTVTLNVYHVGDDAVNRYITSAPHADYFSNLISFFRKQSMDFNKLVSDTLTNPGPDSTSTIIAAVDDIEDNLYYFSDIVSAGIPDIGTLITDSFLVVLIFPLLFPSLRIVGDNEMQSGVVTSLYLLCCILRILKIKDLANTIAAALFYPLEAFTQSSWGKFNGHISGDGFTSKTEVSENDNLNSYDPRCSMVNAPYIPSSSGFHSAHAHSQNDCSSSNLSLREVLLAYVTKGNDIEVLGSLGLLATLLQTKELDESMLDGLGILPQRKQHKKLLLEALVGEASGEEQLFSPKNSLARDGIGSELEYYHEKIKEHYGVSSQATDVGTSPLVRRFQVIDALVSLFCRSNISAETLWDGGWLLRQLLPYSESEFNSNHLELLKVSYNSCASALMEEARGIWSDFLVTVLCEEWRKCKRAMESSSPRKEWTCMLLPPHKLSSEVDVPDESSFVAGERMLELVKVFVLQHQLQIFALGKPLPEQPPIHLPGDLPVNHRAKTCGLDVSGPKPGIELSLGDAVPCRIAFERGKERHFWFLAISVGTSGWLVLAEELPLRQTHGVIRVAAPLAGCNPKIDDKHPKWLHVRIRPSSLPFLDPAKFNDNGKSKTKALIDGRWTLAFRDEESCKSALLMIVEEMGLQSDEVHRRLKPLLNLEIATDSSSSSVCDPDDSSSFRTHPNSL
- the LOC130967572 gene encoding protein TRANSPARENT TESTA 9 isoform X1, which encodes MWLSFWRSRDRFSLDQLRYLTDQLTKIQIVNEINKDFVIEALRSIAELITYGDQHDPRFFEHFMEKQVMGELVRILKLSRISSVPLQLLQTVSIMIQNLRSEHAIYYMFSNEHMNYLITYSFDFRNEELLSYYISFLRAISGKLNKNTISLLVKTCDDEIVSFPLYVEAIRFAFHEENMVRTAVRTVTLNVYHVGDDAVNRYITSAPHADYFSNLISFFRKQSMDFNKLVSDTLTNPGPDSTSTIIAAVDDIEDNLYYFSDIVSAGIPDIGTLITDSFLVVLIFPLLFPSLRIVGDNEMQSGVVTSLYLLCCILRILKIKDLANTIAAALFYPLEAFTQSSWGKFNGHISGDGFTSKTEVSENDNLNSYDPRCSMVNAPYIPSSSGFHSAHAHSQNDCSSSNLSLREVLLAYVTKGNDIEVLGSLGLLATLLQTKELDESMLDGLGILPQRKQHKKLLLEALVGEASGEEQLFSPKNSLARDGIGSELEYYHEKIKEHYGVSSQATDVGTSPLVRRFQVIDALVSLFCRSNISAETLWDGGWLLRQLLPYSESEFNSNHLELLKVSYNSCASALMEEARGIWSDFLVTVLCEEWRKCKRENFQTVAMESSSPRKEWTCMLLPPHKLSSEVDVPDESSFVAGERMLELVKVFVLQHQLQIFALGKPLPEQPPIHLPGDLPVNHRAKTCGLDVSGPKPGIELSLGDAVPCRIAFERGKERHFWFLAISVGTSGWLVLAEELPLRQTHGVIRVAAPLAGCNPKIDDKHPKWLHVRIRPSSLPFLDPAKFNDNGKSKTKALIDGRWTLAFRDEESCKSALLMIVEEMGLQSDEVHRRLKPLLNLEIATDSSSSSVCDPDDSSSFRTHPNSL